A region from the Anomaloglossus baeobatrachus isolate aAnoBae1 chromosome 11, aAnoBae1.hap1, whole genome shotgun sequence genome encodes:
- the LOC142255771 gene encoding uncharacterized protein LOC142255771: protein MKTLLTFAVFFSLYSTGLGLSCIACTTNAATSCSGNQTTCKVDEQCMSTFTQTTAADGKKTFTFDRYCGDATQCNTMGSMTSFLSTETNSTCCNTDSCTPPQPTLTKRKESENGARCPVCFGHSMSQCLSSNLRNCTGDETFCAAYMIKTDTENTVIMGCASRSFCHTAQSQKLTDGKTTQVMARCIGSGSDSLKAQVFYLLPVLLVTLIHGL from the exons ATGAAGACTCTTCTCACCTTTGCTGTGTTTTTCAGTTTATATTCTACTG GGCTTGGCCTCTCCTGTATAGCATGCACCACTAATGCAGCCACCTCCTGCAGTGGCAATCAGACAACCTGCAAAGTAGATGAACAATGCATGTCCACATTTACCCAGACAACTGCTGCTG atgGTAAGAAAACCTTCACTTTTGATAGATATTGTGGAGATGCCACCCAGTGTAACACCATGGGAAGCATGACCAGTTTCCTGTCCACCGAAACCAATAGTACTTGCTGTAATACAGACTCTTGTACCCCGCCACAGCCGACCT TAACTaaaaggaaagaatcagaaaatggAGCCCGTTGTCCCGTCTGCTTTGGCCATAGTATGAGTCAGTGCCTTTCCTCAAATTTAAGGAACTGCACAGGAGATGAGACGTTTTGTGCCGCTTACATGATAAAGACTGACACAG AAAATACCGTCATTATGGGCTGTGCCAGTCGGTCTTTTTGCCATACGGCTCAAAGTCAAAAACTCACAGATGGGAAAACCACACAAGTGATGGCAAGATGTATCGGGAGTGGGAGCGACAGCCTGAAGGCCCAAGTCTTCTACCTCCTCCCGGTCCTTCTGGTGACATTGATTCATGGTCTCTAA